A DNA window from Aureibaculum sp. 2308TA14-22 contains the following coding sequences:
- the hflX gene encoding GTPase HflX, with the protein MIEEKSLELERAVLIGIINQEQNVEKSEEYLDELEFLTYTAGGEAVKRFTQKVDMPNPKTFIGSGKMEEVKDYVVANDIGSVIFDDELSAAQQRNIEKILKCKILDRTGLILDIFAQRAKTSYARTQVELAQYEYLLPRLTGLWTHLERQRGGIGMRGPGETEIETDRRIVRDRISLLKKKLVTIDKQMAVQRGNRGKLVRVALVGYTNVGKSTLMNLISKSKVFAENKLFATLDTTVRKVVIKNIPFLMTDTVGFIRKLPTQLVESFKSTLDEVREADLLLHVVDISHPNFEEHIDSVNKILDEIESADKPTLMVFNKIDNYTYNTIDDDDLVTEKTKDHYTLDDWKKTWMSKLDENCIFISALNKENIDDFKDKVFEAVKKIHIARFPYNDFLYQEYTEGN; encoded by the coding sequence ATGATCGAAGAAAAGAGTTTAGAGCTTGAAAGGGCGGTACTTATAGGTATCATAAATCAGGAACAAAATGTTGAAAAGTCAGAAGAATATTTGGACGAACTTGAGTTTTTGACCTATACGGCCGGTGGTGAAGCCGTAAAACGCTTTACTCAAAAAGTGGATATGCCAAACCCAAAGACCTTTATTGGATCTGGTAAAATGGAAGAGGTTAAAGACTATGTAGTTGCCAACGATATTGGTTCGGTAATTTTTGACGATGAGCTTTCGGCCGCACAGCAACGCAACATTGAAAAAATATTGAAGTGCAAAATTTTAGATAGAACAGGATTAATACTCGATATTTTTGCACAGCGGGCTAAGACCAGTTATGCACGGACCCAAGTGGAGCTGGCTCAATATGAGTATTTATTACCGCGTTTAACAGGCTTATGGACGCACCTTGAACGACAGCGTGGAGGTATTGGTATGCGTGGTCCTGGTGAAACCGAAATTGAGACGGATAGACGTATTGTGCGTGACAGGATTTCTTTGTTGAAGAAAAAATTGGTCACTATTGACAAACAAATGGCCGTACAACGTGGCAATCGTGGCAAATTGGTGCGTGTGGCTTTGGTGGGTTATACCAACGTAGGAAAATCGACCTTGATGAATTTAATAAGCAAAAGCAAAGTTTTTGCCGAAAACAAACTGTTTGCCACCTTGGATACCACAGTTAGAAAAGTGGTTATTAAAAATATTCCTTTTTTAATGACCGATACGGTTGGGTTTATCAGAAAACTACCTACGCAATTGGTAGAATCATTTAAATCGACTTTAGATGAAGTCCGTGAGGCTGATTTACTATTACATGTTGTAGATATTTCTCACCCTAATTTTGAAGAGCATATTGATTCTGTAAATAAAATATTAGACGAAATAGAAAGTGCAGACAAACCTACATTAATGGTTTTTAACAAAATTGATAATTATACTTATAATACCATTGATGATGACGATTTGGTTACCGAGAAAACCAAAGATCACTACACTTTAGACGATTGGAAAAAAACCTGGATGTCCAAATTGGACGAGAACTGTATCTTTATTTCAGCCCTTAACAAAGAAAATATTGATGACTTTAAGGACAAAGTGTTCGAGGCCGTAAAGAAAATACATATTGCCCGTTTTCCGTATAATGATTTTTTGTATCAGGAATATACAGAGGGCAATTAA
- a CDS encoding hemolysin family protein — MTLLILYAVVSIFFSFLCSILEAVLLSVTRTFINVKLKEGKAYATTLETLKKDVDKPLIAILTLNTIAHTVGAILVGVQAEKAFGSGNNMVGIVSAVMTFLILVLSEIIPKTIGATYWKQLANFTAKTLKIMVVLLKYTGILWILQLFTRMVGGKGHHGSILSREDFHAMADIAEEEGVFEASESTVIKNLITFNEVVAKNIMTPRTVMITYDEEKTVEEFFTEHPNLRFSRIPVYTGKSDNITGLVLKDEVFREMALENGSKKLSDIKRDIIVVERNMPIPQLFEQLVENRNHMALVIDEYGSVSGLVTMEDVIETLLGLEIMDESDTDSDMQQLARKNWKKRAKRLGIIEEDSEI; from the coding sequence ATGACCTTACTAATACTTTATGCTGTAGTTTCTATCTTTTTTTCATTTTTATGTTCTATTTTAGAGGCGGTGTTGTTGAGTGTTACCCGTACGTTTATTAATGTAAAACTGAAAGAGGGCAAAGCTTACGCTACTACATTGGAAACGCTAAAAAAAGATGTTGACAAGCCCCTAATTGCTATACTTACTTTGAATACCATTGCCCATACGGTTGGTGCAATATTAGTGGGTGTACAGGCAGAAAAAGCATTTGGATCGGGTAATAATATGGTGGGAATCGTATCTGCCGTAATGACGTTTTTAATTTTAGTGCTTTCTGAAATTATACCCAAAACCATTGGAGCCACTTATTGGAAACAATTGGCCAATTTTACAGCCAAGACCTTAAAAATTATGGTGGTTTTGTTGAAATATACCGGAATTTTATGGATACTTCAGTTATTTACAAGAATGGTAGGCGGTAAAGGACATCATGGAAGTATATTGAGTCGCGAGGATTTTCACGCCATGGCGGATATTGCCGAAGAGGAAGGTGTATTTGAGGCATCGGAAAGCACTGTAATCAAAAACCTGATAACGTTCAACGAGGTGGTGGCAAAAAACATTATGACCCCGAGAACGGTTATGATTACCTATGATGAAGAGAAAACCGTTGAAGAATTTTTTACGGAACACCCTAACTTACGTTTCTCCAGAATACCTGTTTATACCGGGAAATCTGATAATATTACAGGGTTGGTATTAAAGGATGAGGTTTTTCGTGAAATGGCATTGGAGAACGGCAGTAAAAAACTATCCGATATCAAAAGGGATATTATTGTTGTGGAACGGAATATGCCCATTCCGCAATTGTTCGAACAATTGGTCGAAAACAGAAACCACATGGCCTTGGTAATTGACGAATATGGCTCCGTTAGCGGGTTGGTAACAATGGAAGACGTTATAGAAACGCTATTGGGTCTTGAAATTATGGACGAAAGCGATACAGATTCTGATATGCAACAACTAGCTCGAAAAAACTGGAAAAAACGTGCTAAACGCTTGGGAATTATTGAAGAGGACAGTGAAATTTAA
- a CDS encoding DUF3078 domain-containing protein gives MRKIVFVLGVMFAITSTYAQTREELKAEQAAKKDSIAAIQGRVDALQGQIDAFPGWKTGAFGTIGGSFSDFSNWYSKASANSSNGNIGFTVNAFANLDQPKFFWKNSGNINLSWVKLDDKDVSTDSKKFEEANDVFSLTSLYGYKLSDKFAISALGEYRTTILSNFNDPGYLDLGAGATWTPITDMVVVIHPLNYNFVFSKGESVFESSLGAKIVVDYTKQLGAVSFKTNLSAFNSYKSADYSNWTWTNSFGYTLWKKIGVGFDLGLRKNKQEALNAITTRDNISGYDPDATFDSVDNKLQTYWMLGLSYAF, from the coding sequence ATGAGAAAAATTGTATTCGTATTGGGGGTAATGTTTGCAATAACAAGCACTTATGCACAAACACGAGAGGAATTAAAAGCTGAACAAGCAGCTAAAAAAGATTCTATTGCCGCTATTCAAGGAAGAGTTGATGCCTTACAAGGTCAAATTGATGCTTTTCCTGGGTGGAAAACTGGTGCTTTTGGTACCATTGGTGGTAGTTTTTCTGACTTTAGCAATTGGTACTCTAAAGCTTCAGCAAATTCATCTAATGGTAATATCGGATTTACGGTAAATGCTTTTGCTAATTTAGATCAACCAAAGTTTTTCTGGAAAAATTCAGGAAATATAAACCTATCATGGGTAAAATTAGACGATAAAGATGTGTCTACTGACAGTAAAAAATTTGAAGAAGCTAATGATGTGTTTAGCTTAACTTCGCTTTATGGTTATAAACTAAGTGATAAATTTGCTATTTCTGCTTTAGGAGAATACAGAACTACAATTTTAAGTAATTTTAATGATCCGGGCTATTTAGACCTTGGTGCGGGTGCCACTTGGACACCAATTACTGATATGGTTGTGGTAATACACCCGTTGAATTACAACTTTGTATTTAGTAAAGGTGAAAGCGTTTTTGAATCTTCTTTAGGTGCTAAAATAGTTGTTGATTACACGAAACAATTAGGTGCAGTAAGCTTTAAAACAAACCTTTCGGCATTTAATAGTTATAAAAGTGCTGATTACTCCAATTGGACATGGACCAACTCTTTTGGTTATACACTTTGGAAGAAAATTGGTGTAGGTTTTGACTTAGGCTTAAGAAAAAACAAACAAGAGGCTTTAAATGCCATCACTACTAGAGATAACATTTCAGGTTACGACCCTGATGCCACTTTTGATAGCGTTGACAATAAACTGCAAACCTATTGGATGTTAGGCTTAAGCTACGCTTTCTAA
- a CDS encoding DUF2480 family protein codes for MANEIVNRVANSKLITIDLEEFYPDGERILFDISMWLYEGLILREKDFRESVKSYDWSQYKDTYIALSCKTDAIIPSWAYLLITTYSSPFAKKVVVGDLELLETAIFQDIINTLDISEYKDKPIIIKGCAEKYIPETASVQLVERLLPVAKTIMFGEACSTVPLFKKPR; via the coding sequence ATGGCAAATGAAATTGTAAATAGAGTTGCCAATAGTAAATTGATTACTATTGATCTAGAAGAATTTTATCCTGATGGTGAAAGAATTCTTTTCGATATTTCTATGTGGCTTTACGAAGGTTTAATTTTGCGAGAAAAAGATTTTAGAGAAAGCGTCAAAAGTTATGATTGGTCTCAATATAAAGACACATATATAGCATTATCCTGCAAAACAGATGCTATTATTCCTTCATGGGCATATTTATTGATTACAACCTATTCAAGTCCATTTGCAAAAAAGGTAGTTGTTGGTGATTTAGAACTGCTTGAAACAGCTATTTTTCAAGACATTATCAATACTTTAGATATTTCTGAATATAAAGACAAGCCTATAATAATAAAAGGTTGTGCTGAGAAATATATCCCAGAAACAGCTTCTGTACAGTTGGTTGAAAGACTCTTGCCTGTTGCCAAAACCATTATGTTTGGCGAGGCCTGTTCTACTGTTCCTCTTTTTAAAAAGCCAAGGTAA
- a CDS encoding iron-sulfur cluster assembly protein: MTETEVQALGDKVVTVLKTIYDPEIPVDIYELGLIYDVFVNENSEVKILMTLTSPNCPVAETLPVEVEEKVKVLEEVKDAEVEITFDPTWTQDMMSEEARLELGFL; encoded by the coding sequence ATGACAGAAACAGAAGTACAGGCGTTGGGAGATAAGGTGGTTACGGTCTTAAAGACAATTTACGATCCTGAGATTCCAGTAGATATCTATGAACTGGGATTAATTTATGATGTTTTTGTAAATGAAAATAGTGAGGTTAAAATATTAATGACACTTACTTCTCCAAATTGTCCCGTTGCAGAAACGTTGCCTGTAGAGGTTGAAGAAAAGGTAAAGGTCTTAGAAGAAGTTAAGGATGCTGAAGTAGAAATAACTTTTGACCCAACTTGGACACAAGATATGATGAGTGAAGAAGCAAGATTGGAACTAGGGTTTTTATAA
- a CDS encoding SufE family protein: protein MTIKEIQEEIIDEFSMFDDWMQRYEYIIELGRSIPLIDEQYKTDDNIIKGCQSKVWLNADVKDDKILFTADSDAILTKGIIALLLRVFSDHTPQEILDADTDFIDEIGLKEHLSPTRANGLVSMIKQLKLYAVAFQSKMSQ from the coding sequence ATGACTATAAAAGAAATACAAGAAGAAATTATCGATGAATTTTCCATGTTTGATGATTGGATGCAGCGATACGAATATATTATAGAATTAGGCAGGTCTATTCCGCTGATTGATGAGCAATACAAGACTGATGACAATATTATAAAAGGCTGTCAATCAAAAGTTTGGTTAAATGCAGATGTCAAAGACGACAAAATTCTATTTACCGCGGATAGTGATGCTATTTTGACTAAAGGTATTATTGCTCTGTTATTACGTGTTTTTTCTGATCATACACCTCAGGAAATACTAGATGCTGATACTGATTTTATTGATGAAATAGGATTAAAAGAACATTTATCTCCAACAAGAGCTAACGGTTTGGTTTCTATGATTAAACAATTGAAACTGTATGCCGTGGCTTTTCAGTCAAAAATGAGCCAATAA
- a CDS encoding PfkB family carbohydrate kinase: MSKLLIVGTVAFDKIETPFGKTDKILGGAATFIGLSASQFNIDCGIVSVVGDDFPEGYLNVLNSKNIDTTGIEIVKGGKTFFWSGKYHNDMNTRDTLVTELNTLANFNPIVPENFKDTDFLMLGNLHPSVQLSVIKQIPNRPKLTVLDTMNFWMDNAWDELLEVIKKVDVITINDEEARQLSGQYSLVKAAQKISTMGPKYVVIKKGEHGALLFHEDNIFFAPALPLEEVFDPTGAGDTFAGGFIGYMAETKDVSFENMKNAVIYGSNMASFSVEKFGTRRMEGLTKNEIQKRLRRFKELTQFEIELS; this comes from the coding sequence ATGAGTAAACTTTTAATTGTAGGTACAGTAGCTTTTGATAAAATAGAAACACCTTTTGGCAAAACAGATAAAATTTTAGGCGGTGCAGCAACATTTATTGGTCTATCTGCATCTCAATTTAACATTGATTGCGGTATTGTTTCAGTAGTTGGTGATGACTTTCCTGAAGGGTATTTAAACGTTTTAAACAGCAAAAATATAGATACCACAGGAATCGAAATTGTAAAAGGCGGTAAAACCTTTTTTTGGAGCGGTAAATATCATAACGATATGAATACTCGCGATACTTTAGTAACCGAACTCAATACCTTGGCAAACTTCAACCCTATTGTACCCGAAAATTTTAAGGACACCGATTTTTTGATGTTGGGCAATTTACACCCTTCAGTTCAGCTCTCTGTAATTAAACAGATACCTAACCGACCAAAGCTAACTGTATTAGATACTATGAATTTTTGGATGGACAATGCTTGGGACGAACTACTTGAAGTAATTAAAAAAGTAGATGTAATTACGATTAACGACGAGGAAGCTAGACAATTAAGCGGTCAATATTCTCTGGTTAAAGCAGCACAAAAAATTTCAACTATGGGTCCTAAATATGTTGTAATTAAAAAAGGAGAACATGGTGCGTTATTATTCCATGAAGATAATATCTTTTTTGCTCCGGCATTACCTCTAGAAGAGGTTTTTGACCCAACAGGTGCTGGTGACACGTTTGCTGGTGGTTTTATAGGTTATATGGCAGAAACTAAGGATGTCTCTTTTGAAAATATGAAGAATGCGGTAATATATGGCTCTAATATGGCTTCTTTTAGTGTTGAAAAATTTGGTACAAGGAGAATGGAAGGGCTAACCAAGAATGAAATTCAAAAACGTTTAAGAAGGTTTAAAGAACTAACACAATTTGAAATAGAATTAAGTTAA
- a CDS encoding amidophosphoribosyltransferase translates to MSDAIKHECGIAMVRLLKPLSYYKKKYGTSFYAINKMYLLMEKQHNRGQDGAGFASIKFDVDPGTRFMSRVRSNQSTPIQDIFAQINNRLNKELEKRPEKKDDVQWQIENIPYVGNVFLGHVRYGTFGRNSIESVHPFLRQNNWKHKNLIVAGNFNMTNSRELLEELIELGQHPKENTDTVTVMEKIGHFLDDEIQKIYEECKEKNISKRNASEVIEKELDIQRILQRAAKSWDGGYAMAGLLGHGDAFVLRDPSGIRPAYYYKDDEVVVVASERPVIQTAFNAAFDEVKELDRGHALIIKKSGDISVDPILEQREKKSCSFERIYFSRGSDAEIYNERKNLGKLIFPTILKHIDSDINNTVFSYIPNTAETSFFGISEAAEDYLNKYKLKRILKGQRDLSLKKVTEILSERPRIEKIAIKDAKLRTFIADDNSRDDLVAHVYDVTYGVVKPTDNLVVIDDSIVRGTTLKKSIIKILDRLNPKKIVIVSSAPQIRYPDCYGIDMAKLEEFIAFKATLELLKETNQYEIVESVYKKCKQQNKLKENEVENYVKEIYNPFTAEQISDKIAQMLKTETINAEIKVIFQPLKNLHKACPKNAGDWYFSGDYPTVGGTKVVNRAFINFYEGNNKRAY, encoded by the coding sequence ATGAGTGACGCCATTAAACACGAATGTGGAATTGCAATGGTAAGGTTGTTAAAACCGCTATCTTACTACAAAAAAAAATACGGTACTTCTTTTTATGCCATCAACAAAATGTACCTTTTAATGGAAAAACAGCACAATCGCGGTCAAGATGGTGCTGGTTTTGCAAGTATAAAGTTTGATGTTGATCCAGGCACTCGCTTTATGAGCCGTGTACGTTCAAATCAGTCAACACCAATTCAAGATATTTTTGCCCAAATAAATAATCGTCTAAATAAAGAACTGGAGAAAAGACCTGAAAAGAAAGACGATGTGCAATGGCAAATAGAGAATATACCTTATGTTGGCAACGTTTTTTTAGGCCATGTACGTTATGGTACTTTTGGCAGGAACAGCATTGAGAGCGTTCATCCATTTTTGCGTCAAAACAACTGGAAACATAAAAACCTGATTGTAGCGGGTAATTTTAACATGACCAACTCTAGAGAGTTACTTGAAGAGTTGATAGAACTCGGTCAACATCCTAAAGAAAATACGGACACGGTTACCGTTATGGAAAAAATTGGGCATTTTTTGGATGATGAGATTCAAAAAATATATGAAGAGTGCAAGGAAAAAAACATAAGCAAAAGAAATGCCTCTGAGGTAATTGAAAAAGAACTGGACATACAGCGTATTTTACAACGGGCCGCTAAAAGTTGGGATGGTGGTTATGCAATGGCTGGTTTATTGGGTCATGGAGATGCTTTTGTGCTGAGAGATCCTTCGGGCATAAGACCTGCATATTATTATAAAGATGATGAGGTAGTGGTTGTGGCCTCAGAAAGACCAGTTATACAAACTGCTTTTAATGCTGCTTTTGACGAAGTAAAGGAATTGGACAGAGGCCATGCCCTAATTATTAAAAAAAGCGGAGATATTTCTGTAGATCCTATTTTAGAACAACGTGAAAAAAAATCGTGTTCTTTTGAGCGTATCTACTTCTCTAGGGGAAGTGATGCAGAAATTTACAATGAGCGTAAAAATTTAGGTAAACTGATTTTTCCTACCATTTTAAAGCATATTGATAGTGATATTAATAATACAGTATTCTCATATATACCCAATACAGCTGAAACTTCATTTTTTGGTATCTCTGAAGCAGCAGAAGACTATCTGAATAAGTATAAATTAAAACGGATATTAAAAGGGCAACGTGATTTATCCTTGAAAAAAGTAACAGAAATTTTATCTGAAAGACCACGCATTGAAAAAATTGCCATAAAGGATGCCAAATTACGAACTTTTATTGCAGATGATAACAGTCGTGACGATTTAGTGGCTCACGTTTACGATGTTACTTATGGCGTTGTAAAACCAACTGACAATCTAGTAGTTATTGACGATAGTATAGTGCGCGGCACAACGTTAAAAAAGAGTATTATCAAAATTTTAGATAGGTTAAACCCAAAAAAAATAGTAATTGTGTCTTCTGCTCCTCAAATTAGATATCCTGACTGTTACGGTATAGATATGGCAAAATTAGAGGAATTTATAGCTTTTAAAGCCACTTTAGAGCTATTAAAAGAAACCAATCAGTACGAAATAGTGGAGAGCGTTTATAAAAAGTGTAAACAGCAAAACAAGCTTAAAGAAAATGAAGTTGAAAATTATGTCAAAGAAATTTACAATCCGTTTACGGCCGAACAAATTTCAGATAAAATTGCTCAAATGCTGAAAACAGAAACTATAAATGCTGAGATAAAAGTTATTTTTCAACCTCTAAAAAATCTACATAAAGCCTGTCCTAAAAATGCTGGCGATTGGTATTTTAGCGGAGATTACCCTACTGTTGGTGGCACAAAAGTGGTCAATAGAGCTTTTATCAACTTTTATGAGGGTAACAACAAGAGAGCTTACTAA
- a CDS encoding ATP-binding protein — translation MLNKRLLIKNLLAYNDENSFYDKKIQLNLDSKEGKGKFLKHVCALSNSNPQNNSYIVIGIEDESNKIIGVDFFDDSKIQNLVNAYFDNPPKIQYENIAFPRLPRYKVVGLVTINPIEKITSLQKGIWKYSKNSIFLRQGSNSIAVKKVALKNTNKAVVEAIEKNAINNIKLTLNGVFDFINDHQHELNPNYIVFKDHFVLCWAGIKKEINGKTLYSRVDIELVNEQIRLFYSTFDEVEIDFNQQSFIITEYIQLGFDNDQTYYPLEKTIINFKENGTYDIASELLFNPPTFDSVVLRHIYNNNNAILDKLQKGIPLSKNNKADLKQIPTTYLICSINGFKDAKDRLELAKPYLQELSDKTAYIKLKDALRILRKLRYN, via the coding sequence ATGCTTAACAAACGTCTTTTAATTAAAAACTTACTCGCTTATAACGACGAGAATAGTTTTTATGATAAGAAAATTCAATTAAACTTAGATTCAAAAGAGGGTAAGGGTAAGTTTTTAAAGCATGTTTGTGCATTGTCCAATTCTAATCCTCAAAATAATTCTTATATAGTTATAGGTATTGAAGATGAAAGCAATAAAATTATAGGTGTCGATTTTTTTGATGATAGTAAAATTCAAAACCTAGTTAATGCCTATTTTGATAATCCCCCAAAAATACAATATGAAAATATTGCATTCCCCAGGTTACCGCGTTATAAAGTTGTTGGATTAGTTACTATAAACCCAATTGAGAAAATAACTTCCCTTCAAAAAGGAATTTGGAAATATTCTAAAAACAGTATTTTTCTGAGACAAGGAAGTAACTCAATTGCTGTAAAAAAAGTAGCTTTAAAAAATACTAATAAGGCGGTTGTTGAGGCCATCGAAAAAAATGCCATTAACAATATAAAATTGACTTTAAATGGTGTTTTTGACTTTATCAACGACCATCAACATGAGCTAAATCCCAACTATATTGTTTTTAAAGATCATTTTGTACTATGTTGGGCCGGTATAAAAAAAGAAATAAACGGTAAAACGCTTTATTCTAGAGTTGATATAGAGCTTGTAAATGAACAGATTCGACTATTTTATTCTACGTTTGACGAAGTGGAAATTGATTTTAATCAACAATCATTCATAATTACAGAATATATTCAATTGGGTTTTGATAATGACCAAACTTATTATCCGTTAGAAAAAACGATTATAAACTTTAAAGAAAATGGAACTTATGATATTGCTAGTGAGTTGCTTTTTAATCCCCCAACATTTGATTCGGTAGTTTTAAGGCATATTTACAATAATAATAATGCCATATTAGATAAGTTACAAAAAGGTATTCCTTTGTCAAAAAATAATAAAGCAGATTTAAAACAAATCCCAACCACCTATTTAATTTGCTCGATAAACGGATTTAAAGACGCTAAAGACAGACTAGAGTTAGCAAAACCCTATTTACAAGAATTGTCAGACAAAACTGCCTATATAAAATTAAAAGATGCTTTAAGAATTTTACGTAAATTGAGGTATAATTAG
- a CDS encoding c-type cytochrome — MKKQLLYILGLTVLVGFMSFTLQEDRWKAPEGAKDLKNPISSADKSQSAQRGAKIFKTRCMICHGTSGKGDGIGGKALSPKPQNLTSGMVQSQADGEIFWKVTNGRNDMIKWGPILTEDQRWDVVNYVRTLK; from the coding sequence ATGAAAAAACAATTACTATATATATTAGGTTTAACGGTCTTAGTAGGTTTTATGAGCTTTACACTACAAGAAGACCGATGGAAAGCCCCTGAGGGCGCAAAAGATTTGAAAAACCCTATTAGTTCGGCTGACAAGTCTCAATCTGCTCAACGCGGAGCAAAAATTTTTAAAACACGTTGTATGATTTGTCATGGTACATCCGGCAAAGGGGATGGAATTGGCGGTAAAGCATTGAGTCCAAAACCGCAAAATTTAACTTCTGGTATGGTACAATCTCAAGCGGATGGAGAAATTTTTTGGAAGGTTACCAATGGTAGAAACGATATGATTAAATGGGGTCCAATACTTACAGAAGATCAACGTTGGGATGTTGTGAATTATGTAAGGACCTTGAAATAG
- a CDS encoding SDR family NAD(P)-dependent oxidoreductase: MKKTAFVTGATSGIGLATAHELAKNNIKLILCGRRKERLASIKKELEQKTKIYTLNFDVADKNAVFNAINSLPDNFKQIDILINNAGNAHGLDPIHEGSLDDWDAMMDSNVKGLLYVSKAIIPQMVARKTGHIINIGSSAGKEVYPNGNVYCGSKHAVLAITEGMRIDLNPYGIKVGAINPGLVETEFSQVRFKGDTIADNVYKGYKALQAEDIAEIIYFAISRPPHVNIADLLVFCTAQASSTLVKKSDF, translated from the coding sequence ATGAAAAAAACAGCATTTGTCACGGGGGCAACAAGTGGAATAGGCTTGGCAACTGCCCATGAATTAGCCAAAAACAATATTAAATTAATTCTTTGTGGAAGACGAAAAGAGCGATTAGCTTCCATAAAAAAGGAATTGGAACAAAAAACGAAGATTTATACCTTGAATTTTGATGTCGCTGACAAAAATGCAGTTTTTAATGCCATTAATTCGCTACCGGATAACTTTAAACAAATTGATATTCTTATTAACAATGCTGGCAATGCTCACGGCTTAGACCCTATTCACGAGGGTAGTTTAGACGATTGGGATGCCATGATGGATAGTAATGTAAAAGGTTTGCTTTATGTTAGTAAAGCTATTATTCCACAAATGGTAGCCCGAAAAACGGGTCATATCATCAATATTGGCTCATCAGCGGGTAAAGAAGTATATCCTAATGGGAATGTCTATTGTGGTAGTAAACATGCTGTTTTAGCTATTACAGAAGGTATGCGAATTGACCTGAATCCTTACGGAATAAAAGTTGGGGCAATAAACCCTGGTCTGGTGGAAACGGAATTTTCTCAAGTTCGCTTTAAAGGTGATACCATAGCAGATAACGTTTATAAAGGCTATAAAGCATTACAAGCAGAAGATATAGCCGAAATTATTTATTTTGCTATATCAAGACCTCCACATGTAAATATTGCAGATTTGTTGGTGTTTTGTACAGCACAAGCAAGTAGTACTCTAGTTAAAAAAAGTGATTTTTAA
- a CDS encoding RNA polymerase sigma factor: protein MPSSQQELIEQCKNGDQRSQLELYDNYCHAMFNIACRYLKNEEEAKDIMQESFLKAFSKLDSFVEKVSFGAWLKRIVINQCIDTLKKKKLETISFENIPLEITDDDDWSFDITITKRQIIDAIENTPKKYSLVLMLYLIEGYDHTEISEILNIAVKTSRTQLRRGKLMLKEKLKTKRYEKRY, encoded by the coding sequence ATGCCATCAAGTCAACAAGAATTAATTGAACAATGTAAAAATGGAGATCAAAGATCTCAATTAGAACTTTATGACAACTATTGCCATGCCATGTTCAATATTGCTTGTAGATATTTAAAAAATGAGGAGGAAGCCAAAGATATAATGCAGGAAAGCTTTTTAAAGGCATTTTCAAAATTAGATTCTTTTGTAGAAAAAGTAAGTTTTGGTGCATGGTTAAAAAGAATTGTTATAAATCAGTGTATAGATACTCTAAAGAAGAAAAAATTAGAAACGATTTCCTTTGAAAATATTCCGTTGGAAATTACAGATGATGATGACTGGAGTTTCGACATAACAATTACCAAAAGACAAATTATTGATGCAATTGAAAATACTCCTAAAAAATATAGTTTGGTTCTAATGCTCTATTTAATTGAAGGATATGATCACACTGAAATTTCGGAGATATTAAATATTGCAGTCAAAACTTCAAGAACGCAATTACGAAGAGGAAAACTGATGTTAAAGGAAAAACTTAAAACTAAAAGATATGAAAAGAGATATTAG